In Chitinophaga sp. HK235, a single window of DNA contains:
- a CDS encoding OmpA family protein has translation MKIEHLALPVALITIMASCSAPKKLRESEARNARLDSLYRASESQRKKCEEDAARATAAYKDKMESFQDQQTQLKANNSQMLEHLKELSVISSSQAESIKKSLDNIGAKDAYIKDLQSAIARKDSLNMQLVMNLKGAVGNMDDKDINIKVEKGVVYIDISDKLLFKSGSYEVADRAKDVLGKVAKVLINQPDIEFMVEGHTDNVPYRPNVLLDNWDLSVKRATSVVRILQNQYQIPAARMTAAGRGENVPVASNESAEGRAANRRTRIVILPQLDQFFKLLEKPAN, from the coding sequence ATGAAGATTGAACATTTAGCCTTACCTGTGGCGCTGATCACCATCATGGCTTCCTGCTCTGCTCCTAAAAAATTAAGGGAGTCTGAAGCGCGTAACGCAAGATTGGACAGTCTTTACAGGGCAAGTGAAAGCCAACGTAAAAAATGTGAGGAAGATGCCGCCAGAGCCACTGCTGCTTACAAAGACAAGATGGAATCATTCCAGGACCAGCAGACACAGTTGAAAGCCAACAATTCCCAGATGCTGGAGCATCTGAAAGAGCTGTCTGTTATCTCCAGTTCTCAGGCTGAAAGTATCAAAAAATCTCTCGACAACATCGGCGCCAAAGACGCCTATATCAAGGATCTGCAGTCTGCCATTGCGCGTAAAGACTCTCTGAACATGCAGCTGGTAATGAACCTGAAAGGGGCTGTCGGCAACATGGATGATAAAGACATCAACATCAAGGTAGAAAAAGGTGTAGTATATATTGATATCTCTGACAAACTGCTGTTTAAGAGTGGTAGTTATGAGGTAGCTGACCGGGCAAAAGATGTACTGGGTAAAGTGGCCAAAGTACTGATCAACCAGCCGGACATTGAATTTATGGTGGAAGGCCATACGGACAATGTGCCTTACCGTCCGAATGTATTGCTTGACAACTGGGATCTGAGTGTGAAAAGAGCTACTTCAGTAGTACGTATCCTGCAGAACCAGTACCAGATACCTGCTGCGCGTATGACAGCTGCGGGTAGAGGCGAAAATGTACCTGTTGCTTCCAACGAAAGCGCTGAAGGCCGCGCTGCCAACCGCAGAACAAGAATTGTTATTCTGCCGCAGCTCGACCAGTTCTTTAAATTACTGGAAAAACCAGCTAACTAA